A section of the Virgibacillus sp. NKC19-3 genome encodes:
- a CDS encoding aldo/keto reductase has product MNFRYTDFPEGNPRRKGFQGEEAETKFEKVRKLNEVAKCKDTTLSHLALAWLLKQKGVDAIIPGGKRPEQGRSNAQAGEVQLTSDDLEMINEILK; this is encoded by the coding sequence ATAAACTTCCGTTATACGGACTTTCCGGAAGGCAACCCACGCCGGAAAGGGTTCCAGGGCGAGGAAGCCGAAACAAAGTTTGAAAAGGTTAGAAAGTTGAATGAAGTAGCAAAGTGCAAAGATACAACCTTGTCTCATCTGGCTCTCGCCTGGTTGCTGAAGCAAAAGGGTGTGGACGCCATCATCCCAGGAGGAAAAAGACCTGAGCAGGGGAGAAGCAATGCGCAGGCGGGTGAAGTTCAGTTAACTTCGGATGATCTTGAAATGATAAACGAGATTCTGAAGTAA
- the fabF gene encoding beta-ketoacyl-ACP synthase II has product MERVVISGMGVVSPTGSNINTFWNNLINGESGISTIDTFDVTNHKTKIAGITRDFDADKVLGKKEAKRLDRFSQFALAAAKQAWEDSKLDLDRIDVERLGVYVGSGIGGIETLIGNVDALRQKGARRVSPTLVPAMISNAAAAQISIKWNAMGPSMSPVSACAIGNTAIGEAFRLIRSGEVDVMFAGGTEAAITELSIASFSNATALSTRNDNPTKASRPFDENRDGFVVSEGAGILILESLSHALRRGAKIYAEVIGYGASSDAHHIVATHPEGKGAYLAMRSALKNANISPEEIDIINAHATSTKVGDISETRAIKQLFGEQAYQIPVTANKSMLGHMLGAAGGVEAIALAMSLKEGIVPPTINLENPDPLCDLDYVPSVARQMKINTALSNSFGFGGHNATIALKKYE; this is encoded by the coding sequence GTGGAAAGAGTTGTAATATCAGGTATGGGTGTAGTTTCCCCTACAGGAAGCAACATCAATACATTTTGGAACAATCTGATTAACGGTGAATCAGGAATATCTACCATTGATACATTTGATGTTACGAATCATAAGACAAAAATTGCAGGTATTACCCGAGACTTTGATGCAGATAAAGTTTTAGGAAAGAAAGAAGCAAAACGTTTAGATCGTTTTTCTCAATTTGCTTTGGCTGCGGCTAAACAAGCTTGGGAGGATTCTAAATTAGACCTCGATCGTATAGATGTTGAAAGGCTAGGAGTATACGTAGGTTCGGGTATAGGAGGAATTGAAACCTTAATTGGAAACGTTGATGCGCTTAGGCAGAAGGGAGCAAGAAGAGTCAGCCCAACTCTAGTACCTGCCATGATTTCTAATGCTGCCGCTGCCCAAATTAGTATCAAGTGGAATGCGATGGGGCCTTCTATGTCGCCTGTTTCTGCGTGTGCAATCGGAAATACAGCTATTGGAGAAGCCTTTCGACTAATTCGTTCTGGGGAAGTTGACGTTATGTTTGCGGGTGGAACCGAGGCAGCTATAACAGAATTATCAATAGCAAGCTTTAGTAATGCTACAGCATTATCAACAAGAAACGATAATCCCACTAAAGCTAGTCGTCCATTTGATGAAAATCGAGATGGGTTTGTCGTGTCAGAAGGTGCTGGAATTCTAATCTTAGAATCTTTATCTCATGCCTTACGTAGAGGAGCAAAAATTTATGCAGAAGTCATTGGGTATGGGGCAAGTTCAGACGCACACCACATCGTAGCCACCCACCCAGAAGGTAAAGGTGCCTATCTTGCAATGAGATCCGCATTAAAAAATGCCAATATATCACCTGAAGAAATTGATATTATTAATGCTCATGCAACAAGTACAAAAGTGGGGGACATCTCTGAAACGAGGGCTATTAAGCAACTGTTTGGAGAACAAGCTTATCAGATTCCAGTAACAGCTAATAAATCTATGCTTGGTCATATGTTAGGGGCAGCTGGTGGTGTTGAGGCAATTGCTTTAGCAATGAGCTTAAAAGAAGGCATAGTTCCTCCAACTATTAATTTAGAAAATCCTGATCCATTATGTGATTTAGATTATGTGCCATCTGTTGCTCGCCAAATGAAAATAAATACCGCTCTATCTAACTCATTTGGTTTCGGAGGCCATAATGCAACTATTGCTTTAAAGAAATACGAGTAA
- the glmS gene encoding glutamine--fructose-6-phosphate transaminase (isomerizing), producing MCGIVGYIGQNDTKEILLHGLEKLEYRGYDSAGIAMLHEAGINLTKVKGRIAALRESVDHTVHATMGIGHTRWATHGVPSEVNAHPHRSASGRFTLVHNGVIENYQELKREYLHDVNVVSETDTEVVVQLMEKLYDTYQDTAEAFRQAIRLLKGSYAIGMMDARDPDHLYVAKNKSPLLIGLGDGFNVVASDAMATLQVTDQYLEIYDQEVVIVSRNVVEVQKLNGAVVDRKPYTAQIDVRDIEKGTYPHFMLKEIDEQPFVMRNIINAYQNENNELKLDADIRSAMQQTDRVYIIAAGTSYHAGLVGKSLMEKIANIPVEVHVASEFSYNMPLLSDHPLFIFISQSGETADSRAVLVKIKEMGYPAVTMTNVPGSTLSREADYTLSLHAGPEIAVASTKAYTAQIAVLAILAVDTAQAKGIELNFDPMQELAIAANAMEMLTDQKEEMKGLASDYLPTTRNAFFIGRSADYNVCIEGALKLKEISYIQAEGFAGGELKHGTIALIEEGTPVIALATQANVNGAIRGNVQEVVARGANAMVISMKGLEQDEDTFVLPHVHELLTPLVSVVPMQLLAYYAALDRGCDVDKPRNLAKSVTVE from the coding sequence ATGTGCGGCATTGTAGGCTATATTGGACAAAACGATACGAAAGAAATTTTATTACATGGACTGGAAAAGTTAGAATATCGCGGTTATGATTCAGCTGGCATAGCGATGTTACATGAAGCTGGCATCAATCTTACGAAAGTAAAGGGCCGTATTGCTGCGCTTCGAGAAAGTGTTGATCATACGGTTCATGCAACAATGGGGATCGGCCATACCCGCTGGGCAACGCATGGTGTACCAAGCGAAGTGAATGCACACCCACACAGGAGCGCGTCTGGCAGATTCACCCTTGTTCATAATGGTGTTATCGAAAATTATCAGGAATTGAAAAGGGAATATTTGCATGATGTAAATGTTGTCAGTGAAACAGACACAGAAGTGGTTGTTCAGCTCATGGAAAAGCTTTATGACACCTATCAGGATACAGCGGAAGCATTTCGTCAGGCTATACGTCTTTTGAAAGGGTCATATGCCATTGGAATGATGGATGCGAGAGATCCAGACCATCTATATGTGGCTAAGAACAAGAGCCCATTATTGATCGGCTTAGGGGATGGATTCAATGTCGTTGCAAGTGATGCCATGGCAACATTACAAGTGACGGATCAGTATTTGGAAATTTACGATCAGGAAGTCGTCATTGTCAGTCGCAACGTTGTTGAAGTTCAGAAGCTAAATGGTGCAGTGGTTGATCGTAAACCATACACGGCACAAATCGATGTGAGAGATATCGAAAAAGGAACCTATCCGCATTTTATGCTGAAGGAAATTGACGAACAGCCATTTGTCATGCGTAACATTATCAACGCATACCAAAACGAAAACAATGAACTGAAGCTTGATGCCGATATCCGCAGCGCGATGCAGCAAACAGATCGTGTCTATATTATAGCTGCAGGCACCAGTTACCATGCTGGGTTGGTCGGTAAATCACTCATGGAAAAAATCGCCAATATTCCAGTAGAAGTTCATGTTGCCAGCGAATTTTCATACAACATGCCACTTCTATCCGATCACCCGTTATTTATATTCATTTCACAAAGCGGGGAAACGGCTGATAGTCGTGCGGTATTAGTGAAAATCAAAGAAATGGGATATCCGGCAGTAACGATGACCAATGTGCCGGGGTCCACCCTTTCTCGTGAAGCAGATTATACCTTAAGTCTTCATGCAGGACCGGAAATCGCCGTTGCCTCAACAAAAGCATACACGGCACAGATTGCAGTACTGGCCATCCTCGCTGTAGATACAGCACAGGCAAAAGGGATTGAATTAAATTTTGACCCAATGCAGGAACTTGCGATTGCTGCAAATGCGATGGAAATGTTAACCGATCAGAAAGAGGAGATGAAAGGTTTAGCAAGTGATTATTTACCAACAACACGCAATGCATTCTTCATTGGCCGCAGTGCTGATTACAATGTCTGCATCGAGGGAGCGCTCAAGTTAAAAGAGATTTCCTATATCCAGGCAGAGGGTTTTGCTGGAGGGGAATTGAAACATGGAACGATTGCCCTCATTGAAGAGGGAACACCGGTTATCGCACTGGCAACGCAAGCAAATGTCAATGGTGCCATACGCGGAAACGTGCAGGAAGTTGTCGCACGGGGAGCCAATGCAATGGTTATCAGCATGAAGGGTCTTGAGCAAGATGAGGATACGTTTGTATTGCCTCATGTACATGAGCTGCTGACCCCACTTGTTAGTGTTGTGCCCATGCAGCTTTTGGCTTATTATGCAGCACTTGATCGCGGGTGTGATGTTGATAAGCCACGTAACTTAGCGAAGAGTGTGACGGTGGAGTAG
- a CDS encoding alpha/beta fold hydrolase has product MSAKSSGETEYTHKYMEKVLEDIGKKRFLEIMNSMMGKAFDDSPNYRFPFPVLLILGKKDKTGNIIKSMTNWPKKDKNGVLKTVPNAGHNANMDSPEFVNQFILDYLEK; this is encoded by the coding sequence ATGAGTGCTAAGTCTTCAGGAGAAACAGAGTATACGCACAAGTATATGGAAAAAGTGCTTGAGGACATTGGAAAGAAACGTTTTCTGGAAATAATGAATTCAATGATGGGCAAAGCTTTCGACGATTCGCCTAATTATCGTTTTCCGTTTCCTGTTTTGTTAATTCTCGGCAAAAAGGACAAAACCGGAAATATTATAAAATCCATGACAAACTGGCCTAAAAAAGACAAAAATGGTGTTTTAAAAACAGTTCCGAATGCAGGGCACAACGCCAACATGGATTCACCTGAATTTGTCAACCAGTTTATTCTGGACTATTTAGAGAAATAA
- a CDS encoding ABC transporter permease, translating into MMQILSHSWYMTLRHLRNTSRMPFVIFMNLIQPIIWLVLFSSLFSNIIDIPGFNTDSYITFLAPGIIIMSTFMAGGYAGMSIIGDHTRGVLNRFLISPVKRSSMILGPLAQNAVTMIIQALIMILLSLALGASFAGGFGGILMLIAFGVLVGVAFGALSMALALLVRNEQGLMSAVSFVSLPLMFLSGLFMPLDLVPDWIHTVALFNPVSWAGEAACEVIGSHPDWSLILSHFGYLLSFLIFAVWLATLAFRKYQKSV; encoded by the coding sequence ATGATGCAAATACTCAGCCATTCATGGTATATGACCCTTCGTCACCTGCGGAACACTTCTCGGATGCCGTTTGTAATATTTATGAATCTCATTCAACCGATCATTTGGCTAGTCCTATTCAGTTCGCTTTTTAGCAACATTATTGACATTCCCGGTTTCAACACCGACTCCTATATTACGTTTCTCGCTCCGGGCATCATCATTATGAGTACTTTTATGGCCGGTGGATATGCGGGCATGAGTATCATAGGCGATCATACGCGCGGAGTACTGAACCGCTTTCTTATCTCACCGGTCAAACGAAGTTCAATGATCCTCGGTCCACTTGCACAAAACGCGGTAACCATGATCATTCAAGCCTTGATCATGATCCTGCTTTCCTTAGCACTCGGCGCATCATTTGCCGGCGGTTTTGGAGGGATTCTCATGCTGATTGCCTTTGGTGTGTTGGTTGGGGTCGCCTTCGGTGCATTATCTATGGCACTGGCTTTGCTTGTGAGAAACGAACAGGGATTAATGTCGGCGGTCAGTTTTGTCTCTTTGCCTTTAATGTTTCTTTCCGGATTATTTATGCCTTTGGATCTCGTCCCGGACTGGATTCACACCGTTGCCCTTTTTAACCCCGTGAGTTGGGCGGGAGAAGCCGCATGTGAGGTGATCGGATCCCATCCTGATTGGAGCTTGATCCTGAGCCACTTTGGTTATTTGCTTTCCTTTCTGATTTTTGCAGTCTGGCTGGCAACATTGGCATTCCGTAAATATCAGAAATCGGTGTAG
- a CDS encoding C45 family autoproteolytic acyltransferase/hydolase: MSDYTGTFIFLEGSSYEIGEKQALEFWENPQAKKLYFGESPDSDKAYLEMRAQIEEYCPGLNEELEGFAKGFGLEPNQLNFFNDAWLTPGGCSLGVVSPRKMIDGKTYLVRNYDLSPEISDMRLCSTKVKGRFAHTGFSVSIIGRSEGLNEKGLCVAFASCGMPIGNYPGMREPASSGLQFMVIVRAILETCKNTEEAVYAIKNMPVGTNMNLLIADAEGEAALASTFDGVKLVEKTDMDYLTATNHAVFPEIQNLEQGKLNQSLQRYKILESTFSAKGKRSVREIKELLLKEYPEGVSVHNYNENFGTVHSVLFNLTDRQLDFSFGSPLQNSLYKINVGESFPKSQVPVQCKSESYGMDFWSIVES; encoded by the coding sequence ATGAGTGACTATACTGGAACGTTCATTTTTTTAGAAGGTAGCTCGTATGAAATTGGGGAAAAACAGGCATTAGAGTTTTGGGAGAACCCACAAGCCAAAAAATTGTATTTTGGTGAATCACCAGATTCTGATAAAGCTTATCTGGAAATGAGAGCCCAAATCGAGGAATATTGCCCGGGTTTAAATGAAGAATTAGAGGGTTTTGCAAAAGGATTTGGCTTGGAGCCTAATCAATTAAACTTCTTCAATGATGCCTGGCTCACACCTGGAGGGTGCAGTCTTGGTGTAGTTTCCCCTCGGAAGATGATTGATGGCAAAACATATCTAGTTCGGAATTATGATCTCTCTCCTGAAATTTCCGATATGCGTCTCTGCAGTACTAAAGTGAAAGGACGTTTCGCACACACCGGCTTCTCAGTATCTATAATTGGGCGTAGCGAAGGGTTGAATGAGAAAGGGTTATGTGTAGCTTTTGCCTCATGTGGGATGCCAATAGGGAATTATCCGGGAATGAGAGAACCAGCATCATCTGGTTTGCAGTTTATGGTTATCGTAAGGGCCATTCTGGAGACTTGCAAAAATACGGAAGAAGCTGTTTATGCAATTAAAAACATGCCGGTTGGAACAAATATGAATTTACTCATAGCGGATGCGGAGGGGGAAGCAGCTTTAGCAAGTACTTTTGATGGAGTTAAATTGGTTGAAAAAACGGACATGGATTACTTAACGGCAACCAATCATGCGGTATTCCCTGAGATTCAAAATCTTGAACAAGGTAAGCTTAATCAGTCTCTACAACGATATAAAATCCTGGAAAGTACCTTTAGTGCTAAAGGTAAGCGTTCTGTCCGTGAAATTAAAGAACTTCTTTTAAAAGAGTATCCAGAAGGGGTTTCTGTCCATAACTACAATGAAAACTTTGGAACGGTTCACTCTGTTTTGTTTAACCTCACTGATCGCCAACTAGATTTTTCGTTTGGATCTCCTTTACAGAATTCGTTATATAAAATAAATGTGGGTGAGTCTTTCCCAAAGAGTCAAGTTCCTGTTCAGTGTAAGAGTGAAAGCTATGGAATGGATTTTTGGAGTATAGTAGAATCGTAA
- a CDS encoding putative holin-like toxin, whose translation MTVFEALMLAITFGSLIIAILSLEQKNNHRKASCF comes from the coding sequence ATGACAGTTTTTGAAGCATTAATGCTGGCTATAACTTTTGGAAGTCTAATTATAGCGATTCTGTCATTGGAACAAAAAAATAACCACCGAAAAGCTTCCTGTTTTTAA
- a CDS encoding alpha/beta fold hydrolase, whose protein sequence is MEQKTLKIDGGELCYWMKTKDSNRWIIFLHGAGCTHGMFEKQISAMPDEYNIVVWDARGHGDSKLDHGRRFDYDDMIQDFIKLIDFHQMKDITIIGHSMGGTFLKAY, encoded by the coding sequence ATGGAGCAAAAAACGTTGAAGATTGATGGCGGCGAGCTATGTTATTGGATGAAGACTAAAGACTCTAATAGATGGATCATCTTCCTTCACGGTGCGGGTTGCACGCATGGTATGTTTGAAAAGCAAATTTCGGCTATGCCGGATGAATATAACATCGTTGTTTGGGATGCAAGGGGGCACGGTGACTCAAAATTAGATCATGGGCGTCGGTTTGACTATGATGACATGATTCAAGATTTTATAAAGCTAATTGATTTCCATCAAATGAAGGATATAACCATTATAGGTCATTCTATGGGGGGAACCTTTCTCAAAGCATATTGA
- a CDS encoding helix-turn-helix transcriptional regulator, whose protein sequence is MNDKNRLEALSAFLKAKRARIKPESIGFPTGSRRRTPGLRREEVAQLAGISTTWYTWLEQGRDIKVSSIVLDCISTALQLNNDETDHLYDLALEAKSGIVNPIKIKNQSELTPSLKRILTELKHCPTIITDRHCHIVGWNSAAAHVFLDFEQIPNDQRNLIRLVFTRKELKALAVNWEDFAKGFLAIFRTYYGQYLGDEWYDQFIKEMSDAHPEFQDLWQESQVSKAPELTVEFRHAKVGKMLFNLTSFQVQGDMDLRCSIYTPVDETDTENKLKRLMKSVSAENYLK, encoded by the coding sequence ATGAATGATAAAAACAGGCTAGAAGCTTTATCGGCATTCTTAAAGGCTAAGCGTGCTCGAATTAAGCCGGAGTCTATTGGTTTCCCTACTGGAAGTCGGAGAAGGACACCCGGATTACGAAGAGAAGAAGTTGCACAATTAGCAGGTATAAGTACCACGTGGTATACATGGCTAGAGCAAGGAAGAGATATAAAAGTTTCTTCTATTGTACTTGATTGTATTTCTACAGCATTGCAATTGAATAATGATGAAACTGACCATTTATATGATCTTGCTTTGGAGGCAAAATCGGGAATAGTAAATCCGATAAAGATAAAGAATCAATCTGAGCTTACCCCTTCTTTAAAACGAATACTAACTGAATTGAAACACTGTCCGACTATCATTACGGATCGACATTGCCATATTGTGGGCTGGAATTCTGCAGCTGCTCATGTTTTTTTAGACTTTGAACAAATACCGAATGATCAAAGAAACTTGATTCGTTTAGTGTTTACCAGAAAGGAATTAAAAGCATTAGCTGTTAATTGGGAGGATTTTGCGAAAGGTTTTCTTGCAATTTTCCGCACATACTATGGTCAGTATTTGGGGGATGAATGGTATGATCAATTTATTAAAGAAATGAGTGATGCTCATCCCGAATTTCAGGATTTATGGCAGGAAAGTCAAGTAAGTAAAGCCCCAGAATTGACGGTTGAATTCAGACATGCTAAGGTCGGCAAAATGCTCTTTAATTTAACTTCTTTTCAAGTTCAGGGTGATATGGATTTACGGTGCAGTATTTATACACCAGTAGATGAAACTGATACAGAAAATAAATTAAAGCGATTAATGAAGAGTGTTTCCGCAGAAAATTATTTAAAGTAA
- a CDS encoding cob(I)yrinic acid a,c-diamide adenosyltransferase, translating to MRLYTKAGDKGETSVIGGRVDKDDVRVEAYGTIDEVNAFVGKAISELDKELFNDMVADLEKIQNELFDCGSELSNITKKRAHILSEAPITYLEEKIDAFIDEAPELERFILPGGSDASASLHIARTVARRGERAIVSLMKMEEDISPIPLTYVNRLSDYLFAAARVVNARQHVPDVEYERSAKVFRGSNKKKKD from the coding sequence ATGCGATTATATACAAAAGCGGGAGATAAAGGCGAAACAAGTGTCATTGGCGGAAGAGTAGATAAAGACGATGTCCGTGTGGAAGCATATGGAACCATTGATGAAGTGAATGCGTTTGTAGGAAAGGCTATCTCCGAATTGGATAAGGAATTGTTCAACGATATGGTGGCAGATCTTGAGAAAATTCAAAACGAATTATTTGATTGCGGCTCCGAATTATCCAATATCACAAAGAAAAGAGCACATATATTAAGTGAAGCGCCTATCACTTACCTGGAAGAAAAAATAGATGCATTCATTGATGAAGCACCGGAATTGGAACGATTTATCTTACCAGGTGGCTCAGATGCAAGTGCTTCCCTTCATATTGCCAGGACGGTTGCAAGGAGGGGAGAAAGAGCAATTGTATCGCTCATGAAGATGGAAGAAGATATTTCTCCCATCCCGTTAACATATGTGAACCGTCTGTCTGATTATTTATTTGCCGCAGCACGCGTCGTTAATGCCAGACAACATGTTCCTGATGTAGAATATGAACGAAGCGCTAAGGTTTTCCGCGGAAGCAATAAGAAGAAAAAGGATTAA
- a CDS encoding rhomboid family intramembrane serine protease: MNNNRSNNFLPMTIGIIVVTSMVTLLQFVYPEILSIMRRNPSALVMGEWWRIITPLLVHADGWWQYIFNIACIAIIGGVVERLYGRIRFLILYLAGGVIGEIAGYVSWDPYGAGASVGLCGLLGGLYVRMIIGNKRVQPFYAILSLYLVVGLVGFASEEIYISIGLFVAVTMLITIIKKQNNRVKLLSIISGIGGLLGGMALLVLNDIHGAAILGGFCTAFIFILTRRPRSLPNEV, from the coding sequence TTGAATAATAATAGAAGCAATAATTTTCTTCCAATGACGATAGGTATTATCGTGGTTACCTCTATGGTGACTCTTCTTCAGTTTGTTTATCCTGAGATTCTAAGTATAATGCGTCGTAATCCTTCAGCATTGGTAATGGGAGAGTGGTGGAGAATCATAACGCCATTGCTAGTACACGCCGATGGTTGGTGGCAGTATATATTCAATATCGCTTGCATCGCAATTATCGGAGGAGTAGTAGAACGGTTATATGGAAGAATTAGGTTTCTCATTCTTTATTTAGCAGGAGGAGTTATTGGCGAAATCGCAGGGTATGTCTCATGGGATCCCTATGGTGCGGGAGCATCGGTAGGTTTATGCGGATTGTTAGGTGGGTTGTATGTCAGGATGATAATTGGAAATAAACGCGTACAACCATTTTATGCTATATTAAGTCTGTATCTTGTGGTTGGTTTAGTTGGCTTTGCAAGTGAAGAAATTTATATATCAATAGGACTCTTCGTAGCTGTTACCATGCTTATTACAATCATAAAAAAGCAAAACAATCGAGTCAAATTATTGAGCATTATCTCTGGCATTGGTGGTTTACTGGGAGGAATGGCTCTTCTGGTACTTAATGATATTCATGGGGCTGCAATTCTAGGTGGTTTTTGTACAGCGTTTATTTTCATATTGACACGGAGACCTCGTAGTTTGCCGAATGAAGTATGA
- a CDS encoding adenosylcobinamide amidohydrolase → MLRLDAVFGGYDDRPVIKDVHFSVAKGEFFGVLGPNGSGKTTLLRMISGLIACTDGSIQLNGRNIADFSRKELARKMAVLPQLTAHAFSYTVRETVALGRYAHHQGLFQTWTPRDEEVLQMVMEQTNITRFQHDSVQQLSGGEQQRVFLAQALAQQPELLLLDEPTNHLDLAYQKDLLDLLKKGAEQQGLTVISIFHDLNLASLYCDRLLLLHEGKTRALDAPDGVLTEDLVHEVYQTEVKRHSHSEIAKPQIHLIPAIDMDSANVTIDASMLNVTKEHITLTSPIPLRTLSSDGYGSGLGWNRYFINRHISEKADDSDPERKMQADLEKLEFDASNTVGMKTAVQLRNVAYAFWEKANVSLFTVVIGGVENATDGTQTSATRRHGMGAITIWLFVNGKLSEEAFMQAIMTATEAKTKALLELGMTDSETETMISSASTDSILVAATGQGSVLSDENFATKLGPLIGKSVYTETKKTIQYSQGLM, encoded by the coding sequence ATGTTACGTCTGGATGCCGTTTTTGGAGGCTATGATGACAGGCCCGTTATTAAAGATGTCCATTTTTCCGTAGCTAAAGGGGAATTCTTTGGCGTACTAGGCCCGAATGGAAGTGGTAAGACAACGTTGTTAAGAATGATCAGCGGGCTAATTGCCTGTACGGATGGTTCCATTCAGCTAAATGGTAGGAACATCGCTGATTTTTCGCGAAAGGAATTGGCGCGGAAAATGGCAGTACTTCCCCAACTCACTGCGCATGCATTTTCCTATACTGTAAGGGAGACCGTGGCACTAGGCAGGTACGCTCACCATCAGGGTTTGTTTCAAACTTGGACGCCGAGGGACGAAGAAGTACTGCAAATGGTCATGGAACAAACGAATATCACCCGCTTCCAGCATGATTCGGTGCAGCAGCTCTCAGGCGGGGAGCAGCAGCGGGTATTTCTTGCACAAGCCTTGGCCCAGCAGCCGGAACTATTATTACTTGATGAACCGACCAACCATCTGGATTTAGCCTATCAAAAAGACTTACTTGATTTGTTGAAAAAAGGAGCAGAGCAGCAAGGGTTGACCGTGATTTCTATTTTTCATGATCTAAACCTTGCCAGCTTGTATTGTGATCGTCTGCTCCTATTGCACGAGGGAAAGACGCGTGCCTTAGATGCCCCGGATGGTGTGTTGACGGAAGATTTGGTTCATGAGGTGTATCAAACCGAGGTAAAAAGGCATTCCCATTCGGAGATTGCCAAACCGCAAATACATTTAATTCCTGCTATAGATATGGATTCAGCTAATGTGACGATTGATGCTTCCATGCTAAACGTGACGAAGGAACATATTACGCTCACATCTCCCATTCCACTTCGAACATTATCATCCGACGGATATGGCTCGGGCCTTGGCTGGAACCGTTATTTCATCAATCGCCATATTTCTGAAAAAGCGGACGACTCGGATCCGGAAAGAAAGATGCAGGCTGATCTTGAAAAACTCGAATTCGACGCTTCCAATACAGTAGGGATGAAGACTGCAGTGCAGCTGAGGAATGTTGCTTATGCGTTTTGGGAAAAAGCTAATGTCTCCCTATTTACGGTAGTAATAGGAGGTGTTGAAAACGCGACAGATGGTACGCAAACATCAGCAACACGTCGGCACGGAATGGGGGCAATTACAATTTGGCTGTTTGTAAATGGAAAACTGTCCGAAGAAGCCTTTATGCAGGCGATAATGACTGCAACAGAGGCAAAAACAAAAGCACTACTGGAGTTGGGAATGACAGATAGCGAGACGGAAACAATGATAAGCAGTGCCTCCACAGACAGTATTCTGGTTGCTGCCACTGGACAGGGATCAGTTCTCTCCGATGAGAATTTTGCGACAAAGCTTGGTCCATTAATTGGAAAGAGTGTGTATACAGAAACGAAAAAAACAATCCAATACTCGCAAGGCTTGATGTAG
- a CDS encoding MerR family transcriptional regulator: MYTIGNFSNLCNVPVKTVRYYSEIGLLNPSYVDPVTSYRYYDYDKMKELKTILILKKCQFSLDEIGQFLNGEYSNNLSVRLQNKADELKIQQEQITKKIKNIEQLNKLLQNEKPIISEPALSNCYIERRESLRALSLRKTINIIEIDTLVKELFERIYAFQLTVDGKLLAIFHQKDQKQNKADVELLLPVKAGKYEGFLTTLPEGNYACVDMKGPYSELHYGYRRLKAWLTEHSLSANGMYMEEYVKGLVPLNVTNPLHIKPNDELHPNDFLTKVFVKIG, encoded by the coding sequence ATGTATACTATAGGGAATTTCTCGAATCTCTGCAACGTACCAGTTAAAACCGTTCGCTACTATAGTGAAATTGGGTTGCTAAATCCTTCCTATGTGGATCCTGTGACAAGTTATCGCTATTATGACTACGATAAGATGAAAGAGTTGAAAACGATTTTAATCTTAAAAAAGTGCCAGTTCTCATTAGACGAAATTGGACAATTTTTAAATGGCGAATATAGTAATAATCTGAGTGTAAGGTTACAGAATAAAGCGGATGAGTTAAAGATTCAGCAAGAACAGATTACCAAGAAAATCAAAAACATTGAGCAATTAAATAAGTTACTACAAAATGAAAAACCAATTATTTCAGAGCCTGCTCTTTCAAACTGTTACATAGAGAGGCGGGAAAGTCTACGGGCTCTGTCCCTTCGTAAAACGATCAATATAATAGAAATTGATACGCTTGTTAAGGAGTTGTTTGAAAGAATCTATGCCTTTCAATTAACTGTTGATGGGAAGTTACTCGCTATCTTTCATCAAAAAGATCAGAAGCAAAATAAAGCAGATGTTGAGTTGCTTTTACCAGTAAAAGCGGGTAAATATGAAGGGTTCCTTACAACATTGCCTGAAGGAAATTATGCATGTGTCGATATGAAAGGTCCATATTCAGAACTTCATTATGGTTACAGACGTTTAAAGGCTTGGTTAACAGAACACTCACTGTCTGCGAATGGCATGTATATGGAAGAGTATGTAAAAGGGCTTGTTCCATTAAACGTTACGAATCCTTTACATATTAAACCAAATGATGAATTGCATCCAAACGATTTTTTAACGAAAGTATTTGTCAAGATAGGTTAA